One genomic window of Choristoneura fumiferana chromosome 14, NRCan_CFum_1, whole genome shotgun sequence includes the following:
- the LOC141435165 gene encoding ejaculatory bulb-specific protein 3-like yields the protein MRIILFIILLVSSVLCQDYYDRRYDYFDVETLAQNPRLLKKYMECFLDRGPCTPVGRVFKRVLPEIIVTGCAKCSPSQRRFARRTFEAFKQYLPDGHTELKTRLDPSHKYYDNFEKKIANA from the exons ATGAGAATTATTTTGTTCATCATCTTGCTGGTATCTTCGGTTTTGTGTCAAGATTACTATGATAGGCGGTATGATTATTTTGATGTGGAGACCCTGGCTCAGAATCCTAGGCTGTTGAAGAAATATATGGAATGTTTCCTGGATCGAGGCCCTTGCACGCCCGTTGGGCGAGTGTTTAAAC GCGTGCTACCAGAAATAATAGTGACCGGGTGTGCCAAGTGCTCACCATCGCAACGTCGCTTTGCTCGGCGAACATTCGAGGCGTTCAAGCAATACCTGCCGGACGGGCACACGGAACTCAAGACCCGACTCGATCCGAGCCACAAATATTACGACAACTTTGAGAAGAAGATTGCTAACGCTTAA
- the LOC141435176 gene encoding ejaculatory bulb-specific protein 3-like: protein MKLLVILSTLVVLAVGQGTYTAENDDLDIDGIVNDPKKLQEWFGCFVDKSPCDNVQLSFKADMPEAIREACAKCTTAQKGILKKFLVGLEEKAPADYEVFKKKYDSENKYIEPLKKAIA, encoded by the exons ATGAAGTTACTTGTCATCCTGTCAACTCTGGTGGTCCTGGCCGTTGGGCAAGGGACGTATACGGCTGAGAATGACGACTTGGACATCGATGGCATCGTGAACGATCCGAAGAAGCTGCAAGAATGGTTCGGCTGCTTCGTTGACAAGAGCCCTTGCGATAACGTGCAGCTTAGCTTCAAAG CTGACATGCCAGAAGCAATCCGGGAAGCTTGTGCGAAATGCACCACGGCACAGAAGGGAATCTTGAAGAAATTCCTCGTAGGCCTCGAGGAGAAGGCCCCAGCTGATTACGAAGTGTTCAAGAAGAAATACGACTCTGAAAACAAATACATTGAGCCGCTTAAAAAAGCTATTGCATAA